In Bremerella cremea, one DNA window encodes the following:
- a CDS encoding ThuA domain-containing protein has translation MSHRFTRPLLVALFVLIFTGFSQAEEKAKLKALLITGGCCHDYPNQIKIITQGLSQRVSIDWDVELAGNDRTVKVPIYKNHDWIKPYDLVVHNECYGHVDDVAFVEGIVNAHTENKIPAIFIHCSMHSYRNADTDEWRKLIGMTSRSHESHHPLDVITLESDHPIMQGFPQNWKVERGELYKIEKTWDNTTPLAKAYGVDTKKDHTVIWTNEYKGTKTFSTTLGHHNETMNNDEWLSLVARGVLWTVDGLNEDGSTKPGFEGTGKAEIDLSKPNPDKDKAPTPAK, from the coding sequence ATGTCTCATCGCTTCACTCGTCCTCTGCTCGTCGCTTTGTTTGTGCTGATTTTCACCGGCTTTTCCCAGGCCGAGGAAAAAGCCAAACTCAAAGCACTGCTTATCACCGGTGGTTGCTGCCACGATTATCCCAACCAAATCAAAATCATCACCCAAGGGCTCAGCCAACGCGTGAGCATCGATTGGGATGTTGAACTGGCCGGCAACGATCGAACCGTGAAGGTGCCGATCTACAAGAATCACGACTGGATCAAACCTTACGATCTGGTTGTTCACAACGAATGCTATGGCCATGTCGACGATGTGGCGTTCGTGGAAGGAATCGTTAACGCCCATACCGAGAATAAGATCCCTGCGATCTTCATCCACTGCTCGATGCACAGCTATCGCAACGCCGATACAGACGAGTGGCGCAAGTTGATCGGCATGACCTCGCGCAGCCACGAAAGCCACCATCCGCTGGATGTCATCACCCTGGAAAGCGATCACCCGATCATGCAAGGCTTCCCTCAAAACTGGAAAGTGGAACGAGGCGAGCTCTACAAGATCGAAAAAACCTGGGACAACACCACTCCCCTGGCCAAAGCCTACGGCGTGGATACCAAAAAGGACCACACGGTCATCTGGACCAACGAGTACAAAGGGACGAAAACCTTTTCCACCACACTCGGTCACCACAACGAAACCATGAACAACGACGAGTGGCTGAGCCTGGTAGCTCGCGGCGTGCTGTGGACCGTTGACGGCTTGAACGAAGACGGCAGCACCAAGCCTGGCTTTGAAGGGACCGGCAAAGCAGAGATCGACCTCAGCAAGCCCAACCCCGATAAAGACAAAGCCCCGACGCCAGCCAAGTAG
- a CDS encoding DUF1501 domain-containing protein — MDPVTRSLQNVTRRYFLAKCQAGIGGFALSSLLGGSARATEATSASDAMAPAKPHFPAKAKSVIYLHMTGSPPNLDLFDYKPELIKYNDQDCPAEFLEGREFAFTTGTPKLMGTPHKFRKVGKSGMWMSDALTHLEEVVDDLCFVHSMNTDQFNHAPAELLLFTGSPRLGRPSMGSWVTYGLGSENANLPGFVVLVSSGSNPAGGNSDWGSGFLPSVYQGVQCRSKGDPVLYLNNPAGMDKSMRRLTLDALHDLNELELERTGNPETETRISQYELAFRMQMAAPEAMDLGQETQSMLDAYGAKPGEPSFANNCLLARRLVERGVRFVQLFDWGWDFHGTGKGTGLGEGLVEKCATMDRPVTMLLKDLKQRGLLDETLVVWSGEFGRTPFREGRTAKSKILGRDHYPDVFTLWMAGGGVKPGYSYGASDELGFKVAEDKVHIHDLQATIMHCLGMNHERLTYHFAGRDFRLTDVHGNVVHDLLT; from the coding sequence ATGGATCCTGTCACCCGTTCGTTGCAGAATGTCACCCGCCGCTACTTCCTCGCGAAGTGCCAGGCCGGGATTGGTGGGTTCGCGCTTAGCTCGCTCTTGGGTGGCTCGGCCAGGGCAACCGAGGCAACTTCGGCCAGCGATGCCATGGCACCGGCCAAGCCTCATTTTCCGGCGAAAGCGAAGTCGGTCATTTACTTGCACATGACCGGTTCGCCGCCCAATTTAGACTTGTTCGACTACAAGCCAGAACTGATCAAGTACAACGATCAGGATTGTCCTGCTGAGTTTCTGGAAGGACGTGAATTCGCGTTCACCACCGGCACGCCCAAGTTGATGGGAACGCCGCACAAGTTTCGGAAGGTGGGGAAGTCAGGCATGTGGATGTCAGACGCGTTAACGCACCTGGAAGAAGTGGTCGACGACTTGTGCTTCGTTCACTCGATGAACACGGATCAATTCAATCACGCCCCTGCCGAGCTATTGTTGTTTACCGGTTCGCCCCGCTTGGGACGCCCATCGATGGGGTCGTGGGTGACGTATGGACTCGGTTCCGAAAACGCGAACTTGCCTGGCTTCGTGGTTTTGGTTTCTAGCGGATCGAACCCCGCCGGTGGAAACAGCGATTGGGGAAGCGGTTTCCTGCCGTCCGTTTACCAAGGGGTGCAGTGTCGCTCGAAAGGGGATCCGGTCCTCTATTTGAACAACCCAGCCGGGATGGACAAGTCGATGCGGCGGCTAACGCTGGACGCCCTGCACGACTTGAACGAGTTAGAACTCGAGCGGACGGGCAATCCGGAAACGGAGACACGGATCTCGCAATACGAGTTGGCCTTCCGCATGCAAATGGCTGCCCCTGAGGCGATGGACTTGGGGCAAGAAACCCAATCGATGTTGGATGCGTACGGCGCCAAGCCAGGCGAACCGAGCTTCGCCAACAACTGCTTGCTGGCCCGCCGCTTGGTCGAACGAGGTGTGCGTTTCGTACAGTTGTTTGATTGGGGCTGGGATTTTCACGGAACCGGCAAGGGGACTGGCCTGGGAGAAGGCTTAGTCGAAAAGTGTGCCACGATGGATCGCCCGGTAACAATGTTGCTGAAAGATCTGAAGCAGCGCGGACTCCTCGACGAGACGCTGGTGGTTTGGAGTGGTGAATTCGGACGAACCCCGTTCCGCGAAGGACGAACGGCCAAAAGCAAAATCCTGGGTCGAGACCATTACCCGGATGTCTTCACGTTGTGGATGGCCGGAGGGGGCGTGAAGCCAGGGTATTCGTATGGTGCCAGCGACGAATTGGGCTTCAAGGTTGCCGAAGACAAGGTTCATATCCATGACTTGCAAGCGACCATCATGCATTGTTTAGGGATGAACCACGAACGGTTAACCTATCACTTCGCCGGTCGCGACTTCCGCCTGACCGATGTGCATGGCAACGTGGTTCATGATCTTTTGACTTAA
- a CDS encoding SPASM domain-containing protein — MIRLKYDPWMLALHMVDASGTRRIELSLDRLADILAAAVQVETIRSVQVRGIEADPGEMADLVQRGRMIALVGFPQRTLLTTGQCMLRQEVEELLRAFTTIEFSLPEKLQQMLSPFPKMEPSLLEDRLAAWLRTIEYFARVKQSWQLPADLVVRIPNEKLAIDLCQRLDTLNWRSAFRVQRACGAAAFSLEEQQAQYGMKLCEEPYRVLTFSASGQLTGCSGDQRQRVYFGSLEEDSLPGLWAGMAMEAWRQNRTRNQCQGCSGLGTTVRRPSLIGIYDSLGEQHFHEFPQQQLRRIAEESEAKVGSRLRSSRQIFRTSRQAS, encoded by the coding sequence ATGATTCGGTTGAAATATGATCCGTGGATGTTGGCGTTACATATGGTCGATGCCAGCGGAACGCGCCGGATCGAATTGTCGCTCGATCGACTGGCGGACATTCTCGCTGCGGCTGTCCAAGTCGAAACGATTCGGTCGGTGCAAGTCCGAGGAATCGAAGCTGACCCTGGCGAAATGGCCGACTTAGTCCAACGAGGACGCATGATTGCGTTGGTCGGCTTTCCGCAGCGAACACTTCTGACCACCGGGCAATGCATGCTACGGCAGGAAGTTGAAGAACTCTTACGGGCGTTCACCACGATCGAGTTTTCGTTGCCGGAGAAGCTGCAGCAGATGCTTTCTCCCTTTCCGAAAATGGAACCGAGCCTGCTTGAAGACCGCCTAGCCGCTTGGTTACGGACGATTGAGTACTTTGCCCGGGTAAAGCAGTCGTGGCAGTTGCCGGCGGACTTGGTTGTGCGGATACCCAACGAGAAACTGGCGATTGATTTGTGCCAACGTTTAGACACGCTCAACTGGCGGTCGGCGTTTCGCGTGCAGCGAGCGTGCGGTGCGGCTGCGTTTTCGTTAGAAGAGCAGCAAGCTCAATACGGAATGAAGCTATGTGAAGAGCCGTATCGCGTGCTGACATTTAGTGCCAGCGGCCAGCTAACCGGATGCAGTGGCGACCAACGGCAACGAGTTTATTTTGGCAGCCTCGAAGAGGACTCGCTGCCCGGCTTGTGGGCCGGAATGGCCATGGAAGCCTGGCGACAAAACCGCACACGCAACCAATGCCAAGGTTGCTCTGGTTTGGGAACGACCGTGCGTCGTCCGTCGCTGATCGGTATCTACGATTCCCTTGGCGAACAGCACTTTCACGAGTTTCCGCAACAACAGTTACGGCGGATTGCGGAAGAGTCGGAGGCGAAAGTAGGCAGCCGCTTGCGGTCTTCTCGCCAAATTTTTCGGACGTCACGCCAGGCTTCATAA
- a CDS encoding DUF1553 domain-containing protein has protein sequence MRTHCQTLLAIGALFLLATTVSAEEREIDFGRDIRPILSGKCFHCHGPDPETREGGLRLDQAEAASAELDSGAVAIVAGQPDDSELIARIITDDESIRMPPPEIGKTLSAAEQKLLHDWIAQGAKFAPHWSFVKPTQAQLPQTSQPDWAQAPIDAFILKRLDEVGLTPASQADRYTLARRVSFALTGLPLSVEETDAFVKDTSPDAYEKLVDRLLAKPAYGERWARVWLDIARYADSMGYEKDSPRTIWPYRDWVIRAINENKPFDQFSIEQLAGDLLPNASEQQIIATAFHRNTMTNTEGGTNDEEFRNAAIVDRVNTTVQAWMGLTMECAQCHTHKYDPITNQEYFEFFAIFNQTADADRNDESPLHRMFTDGQRERQESLKTQISQSQQKLKQMLEDSTEIALSENRPNVGRFVRVENIADGAYLHIAEVQVFSGNENAAMKGKASQVSVDYDGPATKAIDGNTNGDFFGGMSTIHTKQEKNPWWEVDLGATMTIDKVVVWNRTDGDLFNRMKSCRVVILDENRQPVWAGRINAPFNPSAEFIPPQTADGMNEAARLELVAYLKGNSPEIEKQRKQIADLEKKLENVKPIAMPVMQELPADQQRKSFIQLRGNYQSHGDEVHASVLNSFHAFPAAAKADRLTMARWLVDQENPLTARVVVNRHWEQLFGIGIVETSEDFGSQGELPTHPELLDYLAVGLMEHNWDTKWLVKQIVMSNAFRQSALTTPKKLELDSRNQLVSRGPRVRLSAEMVRDQALAVSGLLSSKMYGPAVQPPRPNLGLRSAFGGSTDWVTSTGEDRYRRGLYTNWRRTTPYPSMTTFDAPSREVCVIRRITTNTPLQALVTLNDPVYIEAAQAFGRLVWQQKELSLEQQIEFAVRRCLGRYPSEAEAKRLVELYQTAQSRYAAVPEEAQKMATDPLGPLPEGASAPELAAWTLVGNVLLNLDEALNR, from the coding sequence ATGAGAACCCATTGCCAAACGCTTTTGGCTATCGGTGCCCTCTTTTTGTTGGCGACAACCGTTTCCGCTGAAGAAAGGGAGATCGATTTTGGGCGCGATATCCGCCCGATCTTGTCGGGGAAGTGCTTTCATTGTCATGGGCCTGATCCCGAAACGCGAGAAGGGGGACTCCGGCTCGATCAGGCCGAAGCTGCTTCCGCCGAACTCGATAGCGGGGCGGTCGCAATCGTTGCTGGCCAGCCAGACGATAGCGAATTGATTGCGCGGATTATCACCGACGACGAGTCGATTCGGATGCCACCGCCCGAGATTGGCAAGACTCTTTCGGCTGCCGAGCAAAAGTTGCTGCATGACTGGATTGCCCAGGGGGCGAAGTTTGCCCCGCACTGGTCGTTTGTGAAACCAACCCAGGCCCAGCTACCACAAACCTCGCAGCCTGATTGGGCCCAGGCACCGATCGACGCATTCATTCTCAAGCGACTGGATGAGGTCGGTTTGACGCCAGCCTCCCAGGCCGATCGCTACACACTGGCCCGCCGCGTTTCGTTTGCCCTGACCGGGCTGCCGCTATCGGTAGAAGAAACCGATGCCTTCGTGAAAGATACGTCGCCTGATGCATACGAAAAGCTGGTCGATCGTTTGCTGGCCAAGCCTGCCTATGGCGAACGCTGGGCGCGGGTTTGGTTGGATATCGCTCGGTATGCCGATTCGATGGGATACGAAAAAGATAGTCCTCGTACGATTTGGCCCTATCGCGATTGGGTAATCCGCGCGATCAACGAGAACAAGCCGTTCGATCAGTTCAGCATCGAGCAATTAGCGGGCGATCTGTTGCCGAATGCCAGCGAACAACAAATCATCGCCACGGCGTTTCATCGCAACACGATGACCAATACCGAAGGGGGCACCAACGACGAAGAGTTCCGCAATGCGGCGATCGTCGATCGAGTGAACACCACGGTGCAGGCCTGGATGGGACTGACGATGGAGTGTGCACAGTGCCACACGCACAAATACGACCCGATCACCAACCAAGAATACTTCGAGTTCTTCGCCATCTTCAACCAAACAGCCGATGCCGATCGCAACGACGAATCTCCCTTGCATCGCATGTTTACCGACGGGCAACGAGAGCGGCAAGAAAGCCTCAAGACGCAGATTAGCCAGTCGCAGCAGAAGCTCAAGCAGATGTTGGAAGATTCGACTGAGATTGCTCTTTCTGAAAACAGGCCCAACGTGGGACGTTTTGTGCGGGTCGAAAATATCGCGGATGGGGCTTACCTGCACATTGCCGAGGTTCAGGTTTTCTCCGGGAACGAAAATGCGGCGATGAAAGGAAAGGCCTCGCAGGTCAGTGTCGACTACGACGGCCCGGCGACTAAGGCGATCGATGGGAACACGAACGGCGACTTCTTTGGTGGCATGAGCACCATCCACACCAAGCAGGAAAAGAACCCTTGGTGGGAAGTTGATTTAGGGGCAACCATGACGATCGATAAGGTGGTCGTCTGGAACCGAACCGACGGTGACTTGTTCAACCGCATGAAGTCGTGCCGCGTTGTGATCCTCGACGAGAATCGTCAGCCGGTTTGGGCGGGACGGATAAATGCTCCTTTCAATCCAAGTGCTGAGTTTATTCCTCCGCAAACCGCCGATGGTATGAACGAAGCGGCTCGGCTGGAATTAGTCGCTTATCTGAAAGGGAACTCGCCAGAAATTGAAAAGCAGCGGAAACAGATTGCCGACCTGGAAAAGAAGCTGGAGAACGTCAAGCCGATTGCCATGCCGGTCATGCAAGAGTTGCCTGCCGACCAGCAGCGGAAGTCGTTCATTCAATTGCGGGGCAATTATCAATCGCACGGCGATGAAGTTCATGCCAGTGTGCTGAACAGTTTTCATGCCTTCCCAGCCGCAGCGAAGGCTGATCGACTTACGATGGCCCGATGGTTGGTCGACCAGGAAAATCCTTTGACGGCCCGCGTGGTGGTGAACCGCCATTGGGAACAGTTGTTTGGCATAGGCATTGTCGAAACAAGCGAGGACTTCGGTTCGCAAGGAGAGTTGCCAACCCATCCCGAGCTTCTCGATTACTTGGCGGTCGGGCTGATGGAACACAACTGGGACACGAAGTGGCTGGTAAAGCAAATCGTGATGAGCAACGCCTTTCGTCAATCGGCTCTGACCACCCCCAAGAAGCTGGAACTTGATTCTCGCAACCAATTGGTTTCGCGCGGGCCTCGTGTGCGATTGTCTGCGGAAATGGTACGTGATCAGGCGTTGGCTGTCAGTGGACTTTTAAGCAGCAAGATGTATGGTCCAGCGGTGCAGCCGCCACGGCCGAATCTTGGTTTACGCTCGGCATTCGGGGGTTCGACGGACTGGGTCACCAGCACCGGGGAAGATCGTTACCGCCGAGGTTTGTATACCAACTGGCGCCGGACAACGCCGTACCCTTCGATGACCACGTTCGATGCGCCTAGCCGCGAGGTGTGCGTCATTCGCCGGATTACGACCAACACGCCGTTGCAGGCCTTGGTCACGCTGAACGACCCCGTGTATATCGAAGCCGCTCAAGCGTTTGGGCGTTTAGTGTGGCAGCAAAAGGAATTGTCGTTAGAGCAACAAATCGAGTTTGCGGTCCGCCGCTGCTTAGGACGATACCCCAGCGAAGCGGAAGCCAAGCGACTGGTCGAGTTGTATCAGACCGCCCAATCACGTTACGCAGCTGTGCCGGAAGAAGCCCAGAAAATGGCGACCGATCCGCTCGGTCCGTTGCCAGAAGGGGCATCCGCCCCAGAGCTTGCGGCCTGGACTTTGGTGGGGAATGTGCTTTTAAACCTGGACGAAGCCCTGAACCGATAG
- a CDS encoding S8 family serine peptidase yields MIRLTSAFVLTVIFCSHGLAQENFPAADLLPKKEIGATRFLEQHPDFDGRGVVVAVFDTGCDPAAPGLQVTSDGKPKIIDMIDGSGSGDVRTSTVRKAEEGKLEGLTGRTLTIPKKWKNPSGEYHLGMKPAYELFPGGAIPRVKSERRKPWDEAVRGKIEELIRQIAKFEKENPKPNTEQKKEKKELELRLEALTKLQGSWDDPGPIYDCVVFHDGKTWQAVVDTDEDGDLADEKLMTNYRAKRQYSTFGEVDLVSFAVNIYEEGNLLSIVVDAGTHGTHVAGIIGANYPDRPEMNGVAPGAQIVSVKIGDTRLGSNSTGTGEERGLVAVLENKCDLINMSYGGASPEWNTGRAARLYSEIVNRYGVIFVSSAGNNGPALSTVGSPGGTTSAILGVGAYIPPALASTGYSVREQLAERPYTWSSRGPTMDGDLGVDISAPGGAVAPVSRWSLSPGKLMNGTSMSSPNACGGIALILSGLKQEKIPYTPEAVKLAVKNSARALENGSVFANGYGLIQVGAAFEWLKEYEKEVEPEVRYVVSIPSLRTNRGVYFREADDAKRVHEITIEVDPVFNEDDKYDPRANYQAEFNLKCDADWVTIPASFYVHHGGRNFKIEVDPRSLDPGVHFTEIEAYYADHPELGPRFRVPITVIVPETQNKNTQFHKMLRLGPGEIGRSFVEVPIGATWVNVRLKATNIDDTKLFVFHALQRLEDQAYSKIEEQDFLPLQPGELREISFPVEEGKTIEMTLAQYWSTLGNTEVEMDATFYGIVPSPGTLTWDGNNPIHRVDVQAVLGPMQIKPSAKFEKLRKTIRPVKSEIMPLDPQRDQLPEKRMIYGLTLTYEITLSEDAKVAPEPVAYANGFDSYSGGVYAIYDKNNQVIKTGAGGRDTSLDKGKYTLTFFFRHEDRDELLKIEDMPVWLDFEISRPGIRTYNNYENAFNRQGGFRGEWLRPGELVPVYLTTDPKGMPKMASPGDLLLGEIQFGDPDAKLNGASRRPKGFALEYIVPVPASDKPEPAADKPKEEKPTLEDKLFETKLAYLKTLKGKDQQEEFSKLFDELKEAKPEDVALLQAKLIMLDENDRKDHLPEVVKAANAVLKAIPQNKVRMYFAQRRDPETDEEKKKMKEMTELKETLIDTLYRKARAYAYMDLPTDDPEHPENKDIRKAPKDEQKRAKLFEKSFEQLSSWVDTTEKKYALLHLRRLRRHGQEAEALQLLNKMIKEDPTNLLLYKKRSDIYGELGWDFAEKNEEQWRLLRKRDALLPN; encoded by the coding sequence ATGATCCGACTTACTTCAGCTTTTGTACTTACCGTTATCTTCTGTTCGCATGGGCTTGCCCAGGAAAATTTTCCGGCGGCTGATTTGCTGCCGAAAAAAGAAATCGGCGCGACCCGTTTTTTAGAACAGCACCCCGATTTTGACGGTCGAGGGGTAGTGGTGGCTGTGTTCGATACCGGCTGCGATCCCGCTGCCCCAGGGCTTCAGGTCACCTCCGATGGCAAACCGAAAATCATTGACATGATCGACGGCTCCGGCAGTGGTGACGTACGGACATCGACCGTGCGTAAGGCGGAAGAAGGAAAGCTGGAAGGGCTCACCGGGCGGACGCTGACCATTCCAAAAAAATGGAAGAACCCCAGCGGTGAATATCATCTGGGGATGAAGCCAGCTTACGAACTCTTTCCTGGTGGCGCGATTCCTCGTGTGAAGTCGGAACGACGTAAGCCGTGGGACGAGGCCGTGCGAGGCAAGATTGAAGAACTGATCCGCCAGATTGCCAAGTTCGAGAAAGAGAACCCCAAGCCTAATACCGAACAAAAGAAAGAAAAGAAGGAACTCGAACTGCGACTCGAGGCGTTGACCAAACTGCAAGGAAGTTGGGACGATCCCGGTCCGATTTACGACTGCGTGGTTTTCCACGACGGCAAAACCTGGCAGGCCGTGGTCGATACGGATGAAGATGGTGATTTAGCGGATGAAAAGCTGATGACCAACTATCGGGCCAAGCGTCAGTATTCGACGTTTGGTGAAGTCGACCTGGTTAGCTTTGCGGTCAACATCTACGAAGAAGGCAATCTGCTAAGCATTGTGGTCGACGCCGGCACGCATGGGACACACGTGGCTGGAATTATCGGGGCGAACTATCCTGATCGTCCAGAAATGAACGGTGTGGCACCAGGCGCGCAAATTGTTTCGGTCAAGATCGGCGATACCCGTCTCGGTTCTAATTCGACCGGTACCGGCGAAGAACGGGGCTTGGTTGCCGTGCTGGAAAACAAGTGCGATCTGATCAACATGAGCTACGGCGGTGCTTCGCCCGAATGGAACACCGGTCGAGCAGCTCGGCTTTATTCCGAAATCGTCAATCGTTACGGCGTGATCTTTGTTTCCAGCGCGGGGAACAATGGTCCGGCGCTTAGTACTGTGGGAAGTCCTGGGGGGACCACATCGGCGATTCTAGGCGTTGGTGCTTACATTCCGCCAGCGTTGGCCAGCACCGGCTATTCGGTGCGCGAGCAACTAGCCGAACGGCCTTATACCTGGTCGAGCCGCGGGCCGACGATGGATGGGGACTTAGGCGTCGATATCAGTGCCCCTGGTGGCGCGGTTGCGCCGGTCTCGCGCTGGTCGCTTTCGCCCGGCAAGCTAATGAACGGAACGTCGATGTCTTCGCCCAATGCCTGCGGCGGGATCGCGTTGATCTTAAGTGGGCTCAAGCAAGAGAAGATTCCCTACACCCCAGAAGCGGTCAAGCTGGCTGTGAAGAACTCGGCCCGTGCTTTGGAAAATGGCTCGGTCTTTGCCAACGGTTACGGCTTGATTCAAGTGGGTGCTGCTTTCGAGTGGCTGAAAGAGTACGAGAAAGAAGTCGAACCGGAAGTTCGTTACGTCGTTTCGATCCCTAGCTTACGGACCAACCGGGGTGTCTACTTCCGCGAAGCGGACGATGCCAAGCGTGTCCACGAGATCACGATCGAAGTCGATCCGGTCTTTAACGAAGACGACAAATACGATCCACGAGCTAACTATCAAGCGGAATTCAATTTAAAGTGCGACGCAGATTGGGTGACCATCCCGGCCAGCTTCTATGTGCATCACGGCGGGCGGAACTTCAAAATCGAAGTCGATCCTCGTTCGCTGGACCCAGGGGTTCACTTTACCGAAATCGAAGCCTACTACGCCGACCATCCTGAACTGGGGCCACGTTTTCGCGTCCCGATTACCGTGATTGTGCCGGAAACGCAAAACAAGAACACGCAGTTTCACAAGATGTTGCGTTTAGGCCCAGGCGAGATCGGCCGTTCCTTTGTGGAAGTGCCGATCGGAGCAACGTGGGTGAATGTTCGCCTGAAAGCGACCAACATTGACGACACCAAGCTGTTCGTCTTTCATGCTTTGCAACGTTTGGAAGATCAAGCCTACAGCAAGATCGAAGAGCAAGACTTCTTACCGCTACAGCCGGGCGAATTGCGTGAAATCAGTTTCCCGGTGGAAGAAGGCAAGACGATCGAAATGACCCTGGCTCAATACTGGTCGACGCTGGGCAATACCGAAGTCGAGATGGACGCTACGTTCTATGGAATCGTTCCCAGCCCAGGCACGCTAACGTGGGACGGCAACAACCCGATTCATCGAGTTGACGTGCAAGCCGTGCTCGGCCCGATGCAGATCAAGCCGTCTGCGAAGTTCGAAAAACTTCGCAAGACGATTCGCCCGGTGAAAAGCGAAATTATGCCGCTCGATCCGCAGCGAGATCAACTGCCTGAAAAACGAATGATCTATGGGCTGACGCTCACCTACGAGATTACGCTCTCGGAAGATGCCAAGGTGGCACCAGAACCGGTAGCGTATGCCAACGGCTTCGATTCGTACTCAGGCGGTGTTTATGCGATTTACGACAAGAACAATCAAGTCATAAAAACAGGGGCCGGCGGACGCGATACCTCGCTCGACAAAGGGAAGTACACGCTCACGTTCTTCTTCCGACACGAAGACCGCGACGAACTTCTGAAGATCGAGGACATGCCGGTTTGGCTTGATTTCGAGATCAGCCGTCCTGGCATTCGTACCTACAACAACTACGAAAATGCCTTCAATCGCCAGGGAGGTTTCCGTGGCGAGTGGCTACGTCCCGGCGAGCTAGTGCCGGTTTACCTGACGACTGATCCGAAGGGGATGCCCAAGATGGCTTCGCCGGGTGACTTGTTGTTGGGGGAAATTCAATTTGGTGATCCCGATGCCAAGCTGAACGGTGCTTCGCGTCGTCCGAAAGGCTTTGCCTTGGAATACATCGTGCCGGTACCGGCAAGCGATAAGCCAGAGCCAGCGGCTGACAAACCGAAGGAAGAGAAGCCGACGCTGGAAGACAAGTTATTCGAAACGAAGCTGGCCTATTTGAAGACCTTAAAAGGTAAGGATCAGCAGGAAGAGTTTTCGAAACTGTTCGACGAATTGAAAGAGGCCAAGCCTGAGGATGTGGCGCTGTTGCAAGCCAAGTTGATCATGCTGGACGAAAACGACCGCAAAGATCACCTGCCCGAAGTCGTTAAGGCGGCCAATGCGGTCTTGAAGGCGATCCCGCAAAACAAAGTTCGCATGTACTTCGCCCAGCGACGCGATCCCGAGACGGACGAAGAAAAGAAAAAAATGAAGGAGATGACCGAACTGAAAGAGACGCTCATCGATACGCTCTACCGTAAGGCTCGGGCCTATGCCTACATGGATCTGCCGACGGACGATCCTGAGCACCCAGAGAACAAAGACATCCGCAAGGCACCCAAGGATGAGCAGAAGCGGGCGAAGCTATTTGAGAAGAGTTTCGAACAACTGTCGAGTTGGGTCGATACAACGGAAAAGAAGTACGCTCTGCTGCACCTGCGACGTTTGCGTCGGCATGGCCAAGAGGCCGAGGCGCTACAACTGCTCAACAAAATGATCAAGGAAGATCCTACCAATCTGCTGCTGTACAAGAAGCGTTCGGACATTTACGGCGAGCTAGGTTGGGACTTTGCCGAAAAGAACGAAGAGCAGTGGCGACTGCTTCGCAAACGAGACGCTTTGCTACCGAACTAA